The window attaaaacaagtttcattttattaccttaAATTGATTATATTTGAATGGGTCGTTAAGAGTAAGAAggtaagttttattttattacctcattttaagaataactatttttaatttgattaaatttaaaaattaaaaaagtttcattttattaccttaaattgattatatttgaaaattaaaaattaatttgtgcaatgatatgaataaaaatcaatttaaaatttaataataaaaaagcaacaaaaacaatatcaataataacaataaatctaaaaaaaattaataatgctgctgtaaataattattatatgtaattttatcatcactaattttttttttaaattaaaagagaaagggttttctaaaataagtcgaaaaaaataaatacataaagtatatatattattactactattattattattattatttaactcaTATAAATAAATACCTAGAAGAAACAATTATTTTGTAGGTTAGTTATGGAGGAATCTtccctccaaaaatctcctacAACATTACGTTCTGTAGGAGAAAGCGTAGTTGTTTCCTATATTTCTTACAGATATACTTTTCGTAGCAGATTTTCgtatttttcttgtagtgtatgaaagttaattttttataGACAGTGATAAAATCATACAAGATGGTCGAATTCTTTCTGAAAgctcattgataaaaaaaaaaaaaaaaaattaaaagacatACCCAACCTTTACActttaattagtaaattttatattaaagggCTCTTACTACTTATTTTGCTTAGGGCCcctaaattgtcaggaccggcCTTGATGTAGTCTTTACGTTCTTTCTTCCGCATCATTTTTCCCGAAATATAACGAGGGTTACTGACTAATATCAATTTAAACTATTAAATCAATTCATTGCTTGAAAATGTCAAATAATCTGAATTAGAGGACTAATCTCTGAAAAGGTTAATTAATTTTGCCTGCCATCTATAACTAAGATTGTATATGATCACATAAGATTAGAAACATTGAATTCCTTACAATACATTTCTCCTCCTTTAGTCAATGCTGTAATCCGAATAGATTTAAAGAAACAACAGAAGATCCTTCTGGATTTAACTTTTCAGTTTGCTAGCAATATAATACAATTAAAACTGATAGATTTAGATACTATTTAAATTATGATTCAAACGAATCCCGGGCGTCAAAGGAAAACCAACGGCAGAATCAGCAGAAATGAGTAAACATAACACATGCACAACATAATCCGGATTCTTTTCCCTTTTTCTATTTGGCATATTTTATGGATAATATTAGCATATTTATTTATGAGATAAAGATTAAATTTGatcaagaggtcacgggttcaagTCTTAGTATCGAGCCTTGATGAACGGTAAATGTTGTTGTCTtatgaccaagaggtcacgggttcaagTTTTAGGAGCGACCTCTTAccaaataaattggtaggggaaggcttgctcccAATTTCTACGGTTTTGACTACCCAATAAAGATTAAAATTAcacattttttaataataagaaAACTCATTTAAAATTGCTATATTTTGTACTAAATTTGTACCTTACATATCCCtttatttatgtatatatatcttccAACTCAGAGTTGTCTTCATCTCTCTACTTTGTCTTCCCTTGTAAGGTTGTTTCTCATATCTTTCAGTGATTGTTTCATTAGATGGAAATGGAAGCTTATGCAGGCGAAGATGGACGCATTAGAACAGGTCCATTAATCCCACAATTTCTTATTTTAATCCATAGTTTACATACATTAACAGAATTTAACTCTATCAATTATGACATTGAACAGGAAATTTAGGAACAGCAACAGCACATGCATTTACAGCAGTAGTAGGAGCAGGAATTTTAGCACTCCCATGGAGCATGGCTCAATTGGGTTGGATTTTGGGTTCCATAGTTCTTCTTTCCTTTGGTTTAATCACTTACTGTACATCTGTTCTTTTAACTGATTGCTATAGAACTCCTGATCCTGTTTATGGCAAAAGAAATTACACTTATATTGCTGCTGTCAGATCCCTTTTAGGCCCAAGGAATGAACTAATCTGTGCTGTTTTGCAATATTCATTGCTATGGGGCACCATGATTGGCTACACTGTTACAACCGCTATTAGTGTTGCGTAAGTTCataattattgttaattatCTCTTTACCTATCATCAAATACTAACGATAACTAATTGGACATGTTTACTAATTTTGTTTCTTAATTAGGGCTGTGAAGAGAACAACATGTTCTCATGGAAAATGTGGTGTATCAGGAAATACATACATGGTTGTGTTTGGAGCAGTGCAGATAATTCTGTCTCAATTTCCTAATTTGGAAAAAGTTACATTTCTTTCAGTGCTTGCATCTGCTACATCACTTGCTTATTCACTTATTGCATTGTGTCTCTCTATTGCTAAACTTTCCTCCAACCATGAAGTTAGAGGGAGTTTAATGGTGGCTTTCTCTGAAATTCCTCAAGATGCACAGACCAAAGTTTGGCATGTTTTTCAAGCTCTTGGCAATATTGCTCTTGCCTATACTTTCTCCATGTTGTTGCTCGAAATTCAGGTAACTTATGTTATATTAGTTGAAGaaaagtttgattttttttttaagcgGATTGCTATTCACTGCCCTCAAATTACTTATTACCGTTCCCTCTTGGACACTTTTGCCCCTTCTattttttaaactcaaaaactgAAATTTCTTCGAAATTTAAACACAAACAACATTCATGGGACTTAAACACGGTAGAGGAAAAAGACTAATGATTCCTCGGAtaagtatttttatttgaaaatcgaaTAAAAAACACGAGTTCCGTCTCCGAATTTAGAGACAAAACTCGATGAATTTGTGCTAAACGGGTGATTCACACCACCTGACCAATCCGTTTCTGCCTAAGCCAGGTGGTGTGAATCACCCATCCAGGCCAatttggatgaattttttttatatactgaTTGGATCGGTTAGTTTTTTGAGACGAATTTCAATTAATGTAAATAGAACCGTAGTTATTTGATTTCCTCGACGTTCTTGGGTCCATTTTTCAGAAATCCAATTTTTGGTTCGGGAGAGAGAAGATATTAAGTtttgaatggaaaaatgaaaagggcgaAAATGTCCAAAAGGGGACGGTGATAAATAATTTGGGGGCGGTGAATATTAAAACCTTTTTTAATCTTTTATGTTCATATATGGATCTATTGATCATCTATAAAAATAAGATATTGTGTAAGGCATAATCCATAGAGTATTCAATATAATAAGATGGAATAGTTATattaactcattcaaattaGGAACGAGGAGGAACCGTATCTGAATTAACAGCAAATTTATAGAGCTGAGTTCAAAAATTTGGACTTGGGTCGAGCTCGAGAGAACCAAATAGAGGCTCAACTCGAGAGTGTTCTTGAGCTTAAATGTACATACTTTAATCttttgttatttaatttcatttttccaAAAAGGGAAACACGAACtttatactttaaaaaaaaaacaaatttgacATAAAGTAAATAAGTTACTCCGGTTCATTAACACTCTGTGGATTTGGATTGATTCTCCGCGGACTTGGGTTGATTGGCCTGACGCAACTCGGATTGTCCAGAGTTGATGGA of the Euphorbia lathyris chromosome 7, ddEupLath1.1, whole genome shotgun sequence genome contains:
- the LOC136201106 gene encoding amino acid permease 1-like, whose product is MEMEAYAGEDGRIRTGNLGTATAHAFTAVVGAGILALPWSMAQLGWILGSIVLLSFGLITYCTSVLLTDCYRTPDPVYGKRNYTYIAAVRSLLGPRNELICAVLQYSLLWGTMIGYTVTTAISVAAVKRTTCSHGKCGVSGNTYMVVFGAVQIILSQFPNLEKVTFLSVLASATSLAYSLIALCLSIAKLSSNHEVRGSLMVAFSEIPQDAQTKVWHVFQALGNIALAYTFSMLLLEIQDTLKSPPAENKVMKKVTLLAITGTTLFYVSVGCIGYAAFGNNIAGNILVGFHHPNWLVDIAHLALILHLLGAYQVFGQPVFAINEKLLESTFPTASFSSTVYSISLPWRHKSIFSFTIAKLLFRPLFVILTTVIAMMFPFFNGILGLLGAISFWPLSVYFPLRMYGVQVMIRRWSFRWICFQALSFVCLIVSLVSALGSVASMLESLKKAKLFHINL